In one window of Mycteria americana isolate JAX WOST 10 ecotype Jacksonville Zoo and Gardens chromosome 24, USCA_MyAme_1.0, whole genome shotgun sequence DNA:
- the LOC142420345 gene encoding acrosin-like, translated as MPLAVMSLLPLLVLLAACWSAHGTWDSCGGTCGLRPMASHYGMWRIVGGRDAQPGAWPWIVSIQDPWEIGTGHVCGGSLISPQWVLTAAHCFIEARHITMWRVVIGATQLTQLGPEAQVRNIKRLLVHEHYHNISGRNDIALLELDQPVQCSYYIQLACVPDASLRVSELTACYISGWGSTTARSGGSTDVLQEAKVRLIDVNLCNSSRWYRGAIHTHNLCAGYPQGGIDACQGDSGGPLVCKDKAYDYFWLVGVTSWGKGCARANQPGVYTSTQHFYDWILVQMGLRPAVRATPTSRAWSHFLTASTPFQRPRPRPIPTQSGMFSSCPFPLRKLVEFFTRVQELLQGLRGTEA; from the exons ATGCCGCTGGCAGTGATGAGTTTGCTCCCCCTCCTCGTCCTGCTGGCTGCGTGCTGGTCTGCACACGGCACATGGGACAGCTGTGG AGGGACCTGCGGGCTCCGGCCCATGGCTTCTCACTACGGCATGTGGCGCATCGTGGGTGGCAGAGATGCCCAGCCAGGGGCCTGGCCCTGGATCGTCAGCATCCAGGATCCCTGGGAAATAGGCACGGGGCATGTATGCGGAGGGTCCCTCATCAGCCCACAGTGGGTCCTCACAGCAGCCCACTGCTTCATCGAGGCCAG GCACATCACGATGTGGCGCGTGGTGATCGGGGCCACCCAGTTGACTCAGCTGGGCCCTGAGGCCCAAGTGCGCAATATTAAGCGGCTACTGGTTCACGAGCACTATCATAACATCTCGGGGAGGAACGACATTGCGTTGCTGGAATTGGaccagcctgtccagtgcagctaCTACATACAGCTTGCCTGTGTGCCCGACGCCTCGCTGAGAGTGTCAGAGTTGACGGCCTGCTACATCAGTGGTTGGGGTTCCACCACTGCAAGAT CTGGGGGATCAACTGATGTCCTGCAGGAGGCCAAGGTCCGCCTCATTGATGTCAACCTCTGTAACAGCAGCCGGTGGTACAGAGGGGCCATCCACACCCACAACTTGTGTGCTGGCTATCCGCAGGGTGGCATCGACGCCTGCCAG GGTGACAGCGGTGGTCCTCTCGTGTGCAAAGATAAAGCCTACGACTACTTCTGGCTTGTTGGAGTGACCAGCTGGGGGAAAGGCTGCGCGAGAGCAAACCAGCCCGGAGTCTACACCTCCACTCAGCACTTCTATGACTGGATCCTGGTACAGATGGGACTGCGCCCAGCAGTAAGGGCTACTCCAACGTCACGGGCATGGAGTCATTTTCTCACCGCCTCAACCCCCTTTCAGAGGCCGAGGCCAAGGCCGATACCAACACAATCGGGCATGTTTAGCTCCTGCCCATTTCCACTCAGGAAGCTGGTGGAATTCTTTACTCGGGTGCAGGAACTCCTGCAGGGCCTAAGGGGAACAGAGGCTTGA